A genomic window from Salvelinus namaycush isolate Seneca chromosome 5, SaNama_1.0, whole genome shotgun sequence includes:
- the LOC120048740 gene encoding ubiquitin-conjugating enzyme E2 S-like encodes MNSNVENLPPQVLRLVYKEVSALAADPPEGIKIYPSEEDITELHTAIEGPEGTPFAGGVFRMRLVLGKDFPAAPPKGYFLTKIFHPNVGHKGEICVNVLKRDWRAELGLRHVLLTIKCLMIHPNPESALNEEAGRLLLEDYTEYASRARLLTEIHAMGGHGGMSGVPQDPADGPQPKKHAGDPTKRAMGPGVAPSAALGNGANGSSTTSSSSSSNSNVVGKKKTDKKRALRRL; translated from the exons ATG AACTCCAATGTAGAGAACTTGCCGCCCCAGGTTCTGCGTCTGGTGTACAAAGAGGTGTCTGCACTAGCTGCAGATCCCCCTGAGGGCATCAAGATCTACCCCAGCGAAGAAGACATCACAGAACTCCATACAGCCATTGAGGGACCAG AAGGAACCCCGTTTGCCGGGGGTGTTTTCCGGATGCGACTGGTCCTGGGGAAGGACTTCCCTGCTGCACCACCGAAGGGCTACTTCCTAACCAAGATCTTCCACCCTAATGTGGGCCACAAGGGAGAGATCTGTGTCAACGTCCTGAAGAGGGACTGGAGGGCAGAGCTGGGACTCAGACATGTATTACTG actATCAAGTGCCTTATGATCCATCCCAACCCTGAGTCGGCTCTCAACGAGGAGGCGGGGCGTCTGCTCCTGGAGGACTATACAGAGTATGCGTCCCGTGCTCGCCTCCTGACTGAGATCCATGCCATGGGGGGGCACGGGGGGATGTCGGGGGTGCCCCAGGACCCCGCCGATGGCCCCCAGCCCAAAAAACATGCAGGGGACCCTACCAAGAGGGCGATGGGGCCAGGGGTTGCCCCCTCTGCTGCTCTGGGTAACGGAGCCAATGGAAGCAGTACTACctccagcagtagtagtagcaatagtaatGTTGTAGGGAAGAAGAAAACTGATAAAAAGCGAGCGTTGAGACGACTCTAA
- the LOC120048739 gene encoding josephin-2-like, translated as MSEGEVFHEKQRLELCAIHALNNVLQEQVFTKETADDICKRLAPQCVVNPHRSMLGTGNYDVNVIMAALQSRELAAVWWDKRRTVQSLCVDKVQGFILNVPSRVSLGIVSLPVKRRHWLAVRQVNGHYYNLDSKLKSPVCIGNEAGLRTFLSEVLSPDVAEMLLVVRRDVEEYGTWLNSDDLRK; from the exons ATGAGCGAAGGAGAGGTTTTCCATGAGAAGCAGCGACTGGAGTTGTGCGCCATTCATGCTCTAAACAACGTTCTGCAAGAACAAGTGTTCACCAAGGAGACGGCAGATGACATCTGCAAGCG GCTAGCTCCACAATGTGTGGTGAACCCTCACCGCTCGATGCTGGGCACAGGCAACTATGACGTCAACGTCATCATGGCTGCCCTACAGAGCAGAGAGTTGGCTGCAGTATGGTGGGACAAACGCAG AACAGTACAGAGTCTCTGTGTTGACAAGGTCCAGGGGTTCATCCTGAACGTTCCGTCACGTGTCTCTCTCGGAATTGTGTCCCTCCCCGTCAAGCGGCGGCACTGGCTTGCAGTGCGCCAGGTTAATGGACACTACTACAACCTCGACTCCAAACTAAAGAGTCCTGTCTGCATCGGGAACGAAGCAGGTCTCCG taCATTTCTCAGTGAAGTTCTGTCTCCGGACGTGGCAGAGATGCTCCTGGTTGTGAGGAGGGACGTGGAGGAGTACGGAACATGGCTGAACTCTGATGACCTTAGGAAGTGA